In Dermacentor andersoni chromosome 4, qqDerAnde1_hic_scaffold, whole genome shotgun sequence, the following proteins share a genomic window:
- the LOC126536189 gene encoding tetratricopeptide repeat protein 17 produces MDAMGQRSFTFGICIHVVLSFLAYYSECSTHWVVTEDGKIQPQIDSVFSLRRPYDLLGLLAQEERAVQVEEFKQQLLQRKQEIDWCEDQASDVEQRLYSTDKDCLLAGQPLTDFDLYVSTVVPFDHKIQSHWEKIDQRAARGDLPKPNCSRALDLDFSMHSFEHLTGVRERKNLTMTPEAGLHRAVSAIEGTEQFGYEVYKAMAKNNTSWVIFNLAAYYWREQGDAASAIECVRRALHFSPREHKDVALISLGNVLHRAHLSEEAAIVVHAAVDTAPDNAICHFTLGNIYAVLADYNKSIVCFENTLKVQPDFQNARQRLHAVHCHSKLEGALEAQHTSLQRTLGQLREYQEQRERWLYQNAKLLSEQAPPEMRLEQHLEYEEHKIRQSLDGKGHDCFQFEQNGHMVLSCNMRRDPYQLNSLLDLSLNVQFVQAVESRVSQLSQKTGARGGGSRSSSSSSPSQPPPPAQSEEECQNV; encoded by the exons ATGGACGCAATGGGTCAACGCAGTTTTACTTTCGGAATCTGCATACACGTTGTTCTTTCATTTCTTGCGTACTATTCAGAATGTTCCACGCACTGGGTGGTCACTGAAGATGGCAAGATACAGCCTCAG ATCGACAGTGTATTCTCCCTGCGGCGGCCTTATGACCTTCTCGGCCTGCTGGCACAAGAGGAGCGTGCCGTGCAGGTAGAAGAGTTcaagcagcagctgctgcagcgaAAGCAGGAGATCGACTGGTGTGAGGACCAGGCATCTGATGTTGAGCAGCGGCTGTACTCTACTGACAAGGACTGTCTGTTGGCTGGGCAACCCCTCACAGACTTCGACCTATATGTCAGCACAGTGGTACCCTTCGATCATAAGATACAGAG TCACTGGGAGAAAATAGACCAACGGGCTGCCCGTGGTGACCTTCCAAAGCCCAACTGTTCTCGTGCTCTGGACTTGGACTTCAGCATGCATTCCTTTGAACATCTTACC GGTGTTCGAGAAAGAAAGAACCTGACCATGACACCAGAGGCTGGGCTGCATCGGGCTGTCTCGGCAATTGAAGGGACGGAGCAATTCGGCTACGAGGTGTATAAGGCCATGGCGAAG AACAATACGTCCTGGGTGATCTTCAACTTAGCGGCTTACTATTGGAGGGAGCAGGGTGATGCTGCCAGTGCCATTGAGTGTGTACGCAGGGCACTCCACTTTTCTCCCAG GGAGCACAAGGATGTGGCCTTGATCAGCTTGGGAAATGTCCTGCACCGGGCCCACCTGTCTGAAGAAGCTGCTATTGTAGTTCACGCTGCCGTGGACACAGCTCCCGACAATGCCATTTGCCACTTCACACTTGGCAATATCTATGCT GTCTTGGCAGACTACAACAAGAGCATTGTCTGCTTCGAGAACACCCTCAAAGTGCAGCCTGACTTCCAAAATGCTCGTCAGCGTCTCCATGCTGTTCACTGCCACAGCAAGCTGGAGGGCGCTTTGGAAGCTCAGCACAC GTCTCTGCAGCGCACTCTCGGTCAGCTGCGGGAGTATCAGGAACAACGGGAGCGTTGGCTCTACCAGAATGCCAAACTGCTGAGCGAGCAGGCACCGCCTGAGATGCGCTTGGAGCAGCACCTTGAGTACGAGGAGCACAAGATCCGGCAGAGCCTCGATGGGAAAG GGCACGACTGCTTCCAGTTTGAGCAGAATGGCCACATGGTGCTGAGCTGCAACATGCGTCGGGACCCTTACCAGCTGAACAGCTTGCTGGACCTGAGCCTCAATGTGCAGTTCGTGCAGGCCGTGGAGTCGCGTGTCAGCCAGCTGAGCCAGAAGACTGGTGCTCGTGGTGGTGGCAGCCGCTCCTCGTCGAGCTCCTCTCCCAGCCAACCTCCCCCTCCTGCACAGTCCGAGGAGGAATGCCAGAACGTCTGA